The sequence below is a genomic window from Desulfobulbus oligotrophicus.
TAGAAGCGGGACCTTGTAGGATCCTGCAGATAAAGACCAAGGCAAAGGAGGGCTATAATGCGCTCCAGTTGGGTTTTCTTGAAAAGAAAAGCCAACGGCTGAATAAGCCGGAAGCCGGACATTTTAAGCGATCCGGTGGTAAGGGTTATTACCATATTAAAGAATTCAAGGTAAATGACCCAGATGCTTATGAAGTGGGGCAGACCGTTCAATTGGCCGACATTTTCTCGGTGGGTGACCTCGTTGATGTGTCGGGCAAAAGTAAAGGCCGGGGGTTTCAAGGCGTTGTTAAACGCTATGGCTATCGGGGCGGTCGAAAGACGCATGGTTCAACGTTTCATCGTGCCCCGGGATCAATTGGATGTAGTGCTACTCCTGGAAGGGTGGTCAAAGGGAAAAAGCTTCCCGGAAGAATGGGTAACGAGTTGGTCACCAAAAAAAATGTAAAGGTCATAGACATTCGCGTTGAGGAAAATGTCCTGCTTTTGCATGGTGCTGTGCCTGGTGGTAAACAAGGTGTCCTCAATATTTGTCCAAAGCCCTGATATCTGGAATTGTGCTTAAGGAGATTCCCATGGCTGTCTGTACAGTTCTAAATTCTCGCGCTGAAAAGGTCGGCGAGATTGAGTTAAATGATGCATTGTTCAATGTAACAGTAAACACCGGAGTTTTGCATGAAGTCGTTTGTATGCAAAGAGCAAACAGGCGCAGTGGTAATGCAAGCACGAAGACCCGCGGTGAGGTGAGAGGCGGCGGAGCGAAACCTTGGCGTCAAAAAGGAACCGGCCGGGCTCGTGCAGGGAGCAGGAGGTCGCCGTTGTGGCGTGGAGGCGGGACTGTTTTTGGTCCGAGACCTAAGGATTACAGCTATACTCTACCTAAAAAGGTAAGAAAGCTGGCTCTGAAGATGGCTTTAAGCGCACGTCATCAGGAGGGAAATCTGGTTGTCATTGATGCGTTTGAGCTGCCTGAGGTTAAAACAAAAGGATTTCTCGGGGTTATGTCCAACTTTGCATTCAAAAACTGCCTGATAGTCACCGATCAGGTTGACCAGACGGTCTCCTTATCCGCACGAAATGCAGTGGGATTCAAGGTGCTTCCGGTAGCCGGCCTGAATGTATACGACATCTTAAAGTATTCAAAACTTATGCTTGTCCAGCCGAGTGTGCCCAAAATAGAAGAGAGGTTGATGGCGTGAAAACAGTCTACAAAATTCTGGAACGTCCGTGTCTGACTGAAAAAGGGAATCTTCTTCAGGAAACTGAAAATAAGGTTGTGTTGAAGGTAAACACTCGCGCCAATAAAATTGAAATAAAAAATGCCGTCGAAAAACTTTTCGATGTTAAGGTGGCCAAAGTTGCCACTACGAACATGGTTGGCAAGAAAAAACGAGTAGGTGTCAAGTCGATAGGTCGAACAAGCAATTGGAAAAAGGCTTATGTCACTCTTGCTGAAGGGAAAATTAATTTTCTGGATGAGCTTTAAAACGTTCCTGATTGATCACCTAAGCTGAGATTATACATAGGAAACACAATGTCTATAAAAATCCACAAACCAACATCTCCTGGCCAGCGCAATCATGTGTCCGTTCGTCAAGAAGTGCTTTCTGATAAAAAGCCTGAAAAGGGTTTGCTCGAACCCCTCAAGCAATCGGGGGGGCGCAACGTTTACGGTAGGATAACCGCCCGTCATCGAGGCGGCGGCCATAAAAGAAAGTACAGAATTATAGATTGGAAGCGGAACAAAGTCGGTGTCACGGCTACTGTCCAGGCAATTGAATATGACCCGAACCGATCAGCAAACCTTGCGTTGCTTAATTATGCAGATGGTGAAAAAACCTATATTCTTGCCCCGAATGGTCTTGCCGTAGGGGACTTGGTTGTTGCTGGGAAAGACGCTGATATTAAACTTGGCAACTGTTTGCCGATGATCAATATACCGTTGGGTACCGTTATTCATAACATTGAGATGAAAATCGGTAAGGGGGGGCAACTGGTTCGTTCAGCTGGTGCTTCCGCTCAGCTGATGGCCAAAGACGGGAACCAGGTATCAGTCAAGCTCCCTTCCGGTGAGGTGAGAAAGTTTCATAAAGACTGTAGAGCCTGTATTGGCCAGGTCGGTAACCCAGAGCACTCAAGTCAGAAGTTGGGTAAAGCGGGGAGGAGCAGGTGGCTCGGTATACGTCCTTCGGTAC
It includes:
- the rplW gene encoding 50S ribosomal protein L23, with protein sequence MKTVYKILERPCLTEKGNLLQETENKVVLKVNTRANKIEIKNAVEKLFDVKVAKVATTNMVGKKKRVGVKSIGRTSNWKKAYVTLAEGKINFLDEL
- the rplC gene encoding 50S ribosomal protein L3, whose product is MPNSIGILGRKLGMTRVYDENGRSAPVTVIEAGPCRILQIKTKAKEGYNALQLGFLEKKSQRLNKPEAGHFKRSGGKGYYHIKEFKVNDPDAYEVGQTVQLADIFSVGDLVDVSGKSKGRGFQGVVKRYGYRGGRKTHGSTFHRAPGSIGCSATPGRVVKGKKLPGRMGNELVTKKNVKVIDIRVEENVLLLHGAVPGGKQGVLNICPKP
- the rplB gene encoding 50S ribosomal protein L2; translation: MSIKIHKPTSPGQRNHVSVRQEVLSDKKPEKGLLEPLKQSGGRNVYGRITARHRGGGHKRKYRIIDWKRNKVGVTATVQAIEYDPNRSANLALLNYADGEKTYILAPNGLAVGDLVVAGKDADIKLGNCLPMINIPLGTVIHNIEMKIGKGGQLVRSAGASAQLMAKDGNQVSVKLPSGEVRKFHKDCRACIGQVGNPEHSSQKLGKAGRSRWLGIRPSVRGVAMNPVDHPMGGGEGRSSGGRQPCSPWGMPSKGFKTRKRKKSDRDIVNKRG
- the rplD gene encoding 50S ribosomal protein L4, with amino-acid sequence MAVCTVLNSRAEKVGEIELNDALFNVTVNTGVLHEVVCMQRANRRSGNASTKTRGEVRGGGAKPWRQKGTGRARAGSRRSPLWRGGGTVFGPRPKDYSYTLPKKVRKLALKMALSARHQEGNLVVIDAFELPEVKTKGFLGVMSNFAFKNCLIVTDQVDQTVSLSARNAVGFKVLPVAGLNVYDILKYSKLMLVQPSVPKIEERLMA